A genomic segment from Brienomyrus brachyistius isolate T26 chromosome 9, BBRACH_0.4, whole genome shotgun sequence encodes:
- the nes gene encoding nestin isoform X42 gives MEVPSYMGTEKYQMLELNKRLETYLGRVKFLEEENKLLHGEVEALRQSKNQRVWKGQLEGELRKTREEVEAALREKDRVELEVSNLNEELQMLQLQRKKVAVARAETKKTVDESKKQLEEEHRGQIWLREKLAQLEKELQFHMEVHQEDVSLLQTQIIHTQYVPPHTYVQPQLLGLEDIKQEFSQRAARAWQEAAGSFQNQVQRLEDSLTQAKSRMAQVSQEKKESYLMAQCLAKELEAAQAKKELLEKNVSQQKDRQLKELQHLEVHLEALESEKAELSNQTAAILKDRHNLLQLKLSLGLEVATYRTLLDSESLRPRVSPKIYYQSASTSREVPKHQTIKQSLTPTISVKPGRRSEMTAPTMAPASLQAPKVNPNEKSIRSEMTNNEEDGWCAESPGSPGWSTHYSKADVIDSSLSGDVRAVEADEGEDHAYALSEQMAQELRATVISLDTSVTETSAIRETHIKEMEEECNLEIAGLEKNLTKQPSLAGEELDQDSKNTLKCLTVTPQFAVDIKGLLSSEQTLDVSEKENPDALKADQLEDNFSDRPVEEVSEMTEKYLPVEAVDESLLVWGEKQVGSEEVNGMESMTSGSKSEPESERELELETIPNETDSFGFEALVSNQSNSAELMLDEKTAEESQSSMTEVKGMQFSEEISLNHRQTTTSYEESKDNVGSMAHQQVDELTLEECRTCELKGCVRKLEEENAGDVAEQTCDNGERDEEKIDGVMEVGEENQSFHTSTLIFECPRVEKTNEQQVHLFTNAEQQEFSDNDDVSNATNSWRTGGDLDSTDSYALENTLADTRPLIRYRSDETDMNTQASHLGETDSSEDEEQESGAGIFEKEKRYSLGSRGDRMIEDLIEEPEWEEIQKSENAGCFNNRETDTSQIEEDDGHGIDKIEEKEIHFEGNVGCLESDGKSVLEIDRKAMLSEENIDLDQAEQDRALGNKAYDQTNLNKDMGDHVDGIVSTGSTDTKADLEKYCYDKATPLSSMEVDSNFLPQETDSTDIKADLEKDGEDDPTTQINWEVDSNFLPQATDSTDIKADLDKDSEDDPTTQINLEVDSNFLPQATDSTDIKADLEKDSEDDPTTQINLEMDSNFLPQATDSTDIKADLEKDSEDDPTTQINLEVDSNFLPQATDSTDIKADLEKDSEDDPTTQINWEMDSNFLPQATDSTDIKADLEKDSEDDPTTQINWEVDTNFLPQATDLTDIKADLEKDSEDDPTTQINWEVDTNFLPQATDSTDIKADLEKDSEDDPTTQINWEMDSNFLPQATDSTDIKADLEKDSEDDPTTQINLEMDSNFLPQATDSTDIKADLEKDSEDDPTTQINLEAESKFLPQETDSTDIKADLEKDSEDDPTTQINLEADSNFLPQQGTIECEEFMEPKSHASCDSETNLVNPVNINSEESSGNLSDNEEGIRKESFVENFTISSYGQSPSTENDNTSEILHSQTVTSDEGSEKVLKSEVTEMRPEQKEEDGENSSMLTNVDFNDDLSLHSEITSIAEVLEHTAISDLEDSYSSEDDSPNASQSLKSINQEDISENHKEKETMTCSVNDSGLIGGTEKHFPKLSSTSIENAWGSSDHIQDDKRGILGTDLKASDQFIQSDENIKEYFSYTEQKYGESKASEQQNGNDHDSETKEDEIFTAEVEGLPRIHEKCTELFSATLNEEFWNSNGKMGAFFHPQECGNSECVHTHPNQNAENTENMLETKQCTELRLKEAQSHGLPVQEQIPAHIEQLLYENMERDKKHSEESLEEEDSWSGGED, from the exons ATGGAGGTCCCCAGCTACATGGGAACTGAGAAGTACCAGATGCTGGAGCTCAACAAGCGTTTGGAGACATACCTGGGCAGGGTGAAGTTCCTTGAGGAGGAGAACAAGCTGCTACATGGGGAAGTTGAGGCTCTGAGGCAGAGTAAGAACCAGCGGGTCTGGAAAGGACAGCTGGAGGGTGAGCTGAGGAAGACCAGGGAGGAAGTGGAGGCAGCTTTGAGGGAGAAGGACAGGGTGGAGCTCGAAGTAAGCAATCTTAATGAGGAGCTGCAGATGCTTCAGCTACAGAGGAAGAAGGTGGCAGTTGCCCGGGCTGAGACCAAGAAGACAGTAGATGAAAGTAAGAAACAACTGGAGGAGGAACATAGAGGCCAGATCTGGCTACGAGAGAAGCTGGCTCAACTGGAGAAAGAGCTGCAGTTCCACATGGAGGTCCACCAAGAGGATGTCTCACTCCTGCAAACCCAGATAATCCACACCCAGTATGTCCCTCCTCATACTTATGTTCAACCACAGCTACTTGGCCTTGAGGACATAAAGCAAGAGTTCTCCCAGAGGGCTGCCCGGGCATGGCAGGAGGCAGCGGGATCATTTCAGAACCAGGTTCAGCGTCTGGAAGACTCTCTGACCCAGGCCAAGTCTCGTATGGCCCAGGTGAGCCAAGAGAAGAAGGAGAGCTACTTGATGGCCCAGTGCCTAGCCAAGGAGCTGGAAGCAGCCCAGGCCAAGAAGGAGCTCCTTGAGAAGAACGTTTCTCAACAGAAGGACAGGCAGCTGAAAGAGCTCCAGCACCTAGAG GTGCATCTGGAGGCCCTGGAAAGCGAGAAAGCAGAGCTTAGTAACCAGACTGCGGCTATTCTGAAGGACAGACACAACCTGCTGCAGCTGAAGCTGTCGCTGGGGCTGGAGGTGGCCACATACAG AACTCTACTAGACAGTGAGAGTCTGAGACCACGTGTGTCTCCCAAAATTTACTACCAGAGTGCCAGCACTTCCC GTGAAGTGCCAAAGCATCAGACTATTAAACAAAGCCTTACCCCCACCATTTCAGTAAAGCCTGGGAGGAGGTCTGAGATGACTGCACCAACAATGGCCCCAGCAAGCCTTCAGGCCCCAAAAGTCAACCCTAACGAAAAGTCCATCAGATCTGAAATGACAAATAATGAGGAAGATGGATGGTGTGCAGAGTCACCCGGTTCTCCAGGTTGGTCAACACATTACTCAAAAGCAGATGTGATTGACAGCAGTTTAAGTGGAGATGTAAGAGCCGTTGAGGCCGATGAGGGGGAGGACCATGCCTACGCTCTCTCTGAGCAAATGGCACAAGAATTAAGAGCCACTGTAATTAGTCTAGACACATCTGTCACCGAGACGTCTGCCATCAGGGAAACGCACATTAAAGAAATGGAGGAGGAATGTAATTTAGAGATCGCTGGGCTCGAAAAAAATCTGACAAAGCAGCCGTCCCTTGCAGGAGAAGAGTTAGACCAGGAttcaaaaaacacattaaaatgtttGACAGTGACACCCCAATTCGCTGTTGACATCAAAGGGCTCCTTAGCTCTGAACAAACACTTGatgtttctgaaaaagaaaatccAGATGCTTTGAAGGCCGATCAACTGGAAGACAACTTTAGTGACAGACCTGTAGAGGAGGTCTCTGAAATGACTGAAAAGTACCTTCCAGTTGAAGCTGTAGATGAATCATTGTTAGTATGGGGTGAAAAACAAGTAGGGTCAGAGGAGGTTAATGGAATGGAAAGCATGACATCGGGATCTAAGTCAGAACCAGAATCAGAAAGAGAATTAGAACTGGAAACCATCCCAAATGAGACAGATTCCTTTGGCTTTGAGGCTTTAGTTAGTAATCAGTCCAACTCTGCGGAGTTAATGCTGGATGAGAAAACTGCAGAAGAATCACAGTCATCTATGACAGAAGTAAAGGGTATGCAGTTTTCGGAAGAGATTTCTTTGAATCACAGGCAGACAACAACATCTTATGAAGAAAGTAAGGACAATGTGGGGAGCATGGCCCACCAGCAAGTGGACGAACTGACTCTGGAAGAATGTAGAACTTGTGAACTGAAGGGATGCGTACGTAAATTAGAGGAAGAGAATGCAGGAGATGTAGCAGAACAGACGTGTGATAATGGGGAGAGAGATGAGGAAAAAATAGATGGAGTGATGGAGGTAGGAGAAGAAAATCAGAGTTTCCACACCAGCACTTTGATTTTCGAGTGCCCAAGAGTAGAGAAAACTAATGAACAGCAAGTGCATTTATTCACCAATGCGGAGCAACAAGAATTCTCTGACAATGACGACGTTTCGAATGCCACCAATTCATGGAGAACAGGGGGAGATCTTGACAGCACTGATAGCTATGCTTTGGAGAACACGCTTGCCGACACCCGTCCCTTGATCCGATACAGGAGTGATGAGACAGACATGAACACTCAAGCATCACACTTAGGCGAGACCGActccagtgaggatgaagaACAAGAGTCAGGAGCGGGAATttttgaaaaggaaaaaaggtACAGCCTCGGTTCTAGAGGCGACCGGATGATAGAGGATCTCATTGAAGAGCCAGAATGGGAGGAGATACAAAAGAGCGAGAATGCAGGCTGCTTTAATAATAGAGAGACTGATACAAGTCAAATAGAGGAGGATGATGGTCACGGAATTGATAAAATTGAAGAGAAAGAGATACATTTTGAAGGCAATGTTGGATGTTTGGAATCTGATGGAAAATCTGTACTGGAGATAGACAGGAAAGCAATGTTAAGTGAAGAGAATATAGACCTAGATCAAGCAGAACAGGACAGGGCTCTTGGAAATAAGGCATATGACCAGACAAACCTGAATAAGGACATGGGTGATCATGTTGATGGAATCGTAAGTACAGGTTCAACTGACACCAAAGCAGATTTAGAAAAATATTGTTATGATAAAGCCACACCCCTAAGTAGTATGGAGGTGGACAGCAATTTTCTACCACAAGAAACAGACTCAACTGATATCAAAGCAGATTTAGAGAAAGACGGTGAAGATGACCCCACAACCCAAATTAATTGGGAGGTGGACAGCAATTTTCTACCACAAGCAACAGATTCAACTGATATCAAAGCAGACTTAGACAAAGACAGTGAAGATGACCCCACaacccaaattaatttggaggtGGACAGCAATTTTCTACCACAAGCAACAGATTCAACTGATATCAAAGCAGATTTAGAGAAAGACAGTGAAGATGACCCCACaacccaaattaatttggagatGGACAGCAATTTTCTACCACAAGCAACAGATTCAACTGATATCAAAGCAGATTTAGAGAAAGACAGTGAAGATGACCCCACaacccaaattaatttggaggtGGACAGCAATTTTCTACCACAAGCAACAGATTCAACTGATATCAAAGCAGATTTAGAGAAAGACAGTGAAGATGACCCCACAACCCAAATTAATTGGGAG ATGGACAGCAATTTTCTACCACAAGCAACAGATTCAACTGATATCAAAGCAGATTTAGAGAAAGACAGTGAAGATGACCCCACAACCCAAATTAATTGGGAGGTGGACACCAATTTTCTACCACAAGCAACAGATTTAACTGATATCAAAGCAGATTTAGAGAAAGACAGTGAAGATGACCCCACAACCCAAATTAATTGGGAG gtGGACACCAATTTTCTACCACAAGCAACAGATTCAACTGATATCAAAGCAGATTTAGAGAAAGACAGTGAAGATGACCCCACAACCCAAATTAATTGGGAG atGGACAGCAATTTTCTACCACAAGCAACAGATTCAACTGATATCAAAGCAGATTTAGAGAAAGACAGTGAAGATGACCCCACaacccaaattaatttggagatGGACAGCAATTTTCTACCACAAGCAACAGATTCAACTGATATCAAAGCAGATTTAGAGAAAGACAGTGAAGATGACCCCACaacccaaattaatttggaggcGGAGAGCAAGTTTCTACCACAAGAAACAGATTCAACTGATATCAAAGCAGATTTAGAGAAAGACAGTGAAGATGACCCCACaacccaaattaatttggaggcGGACAGCAATTTTCTGCCACAGCAAGGAACTATAGAATGTGAGGAATTCATGGAGCCAAAGAGTCATGCCAGCTGTGACAGTGAAACAAACCTtgtcaatcctgttaatatcaACAGTGAAGAAAGCTCAGGGAATTTGTCAGACAATGAGGAAGGTATCAGAAAAGAATCATTTGTTGAGAACTTCACGATATCATCATATGGGCAGTCACCATCCACTGAAAATGACAACACCAGTGAGATATTACATTCACAAACTGTGACTTCAGACGAAGGGTCAGAAAAAGTGCTGAAAAGTGAGGTAACGGAAATGCGTCCTGAGCAGAAAGAGGAGGATGGCGAGAACTCATCCATGCTAACAAATGTGGATTTCAACGATGATCTCTCATTGCACAGTGAGATCACAAGCATCGCAGAAGTTCTAGAACATACTGCCATATCAGACTTAGAGGATTCGTACAGTTCTGAAGATGACTCACCCAATGCCAGTCAGTCATTAAAATCTATCAATCAGGAGGACATCTCTGAAAATCACAAAGAGAAGGAAACAATGACATGTTCTGTGAATGATTCTGGATTAATAGGAGGGACAGAGAAGCATTTTCCAAAATTATCCAGCACCTCTATAGAAAATGCCTGGGGCAGCAGTGATCACATCCAAGATGATAAGAGGGGGATTCTAGGCACAGATTTAAAGGCATCTGaccagtttatccaaagtgacgaaaacataaaagaatacttttcatACAccgagcaaaaatatggagagTCAAAAGCTTCGGAACAGCAAAATGGAAACGATCATGATAGTGAAACAAAGGAAGATGAGATCTTCACAGCAGAAGTTGAGGGACTTCCCCGAATACATGAAAAATGCACAGAGTTGTTCAGCGCCACTCTTAATGAAGAGTTCTGGAATTCTAATGGAAAGATGGGAGCCTTCTTTCATCCACAGGAGTGTGGGAATTCGGAATGCGTTCACACGCACCCTAATCAGAACGCGGAAAATACAGAGAACATGCTAGAAACAAAACAATGCACAGAATTAAGACTAAAGGAGGCTCAATCACACGGTCTACCAGTGCAAGAGCAGATCCCGGCTCACATCGAGCAGCTATTGTACGAAAACATGGAAAGAGACAAGAAACATTCTGAAGAATCTCTGGAAGAGGAAgactcctggtctggtggagaAGATTAG
- the nes gene encoding nestin isoform X48, producing MEVPSYMGTEKYQMLELNKRLETYLGRVKFLEEENKLLHGEVEALRQSKNQRVWKGQLEGELRKTREEVEAALREKDRVELEVSNLNEELQMLQLQRKKVAVARAETKKTVDESKKQLEEEHRGQIWLREKLAQLEKELQFHMEVHQEDVSLLQTQIIHTQYVPPHTYVQPQLLGLEDIKQEFSQRAARAWQEAAGSFQNQVQRLEDSLTQAKSRMAQVSQEKKESYLMAQCLAKELEAAQAKKELLEKNVSQQKDRQLKELQHLEVHLEALESEKAELSNQTAAILKDRHNLLQLKLSLGLEVATYRTLLDSESLRPRVSPKIYYQSASTSREVPKHQTIKQSLTPTISVKPGRRSEMTAPTMAPASLQAPKVNPNEKSIRSEMTNNEEDGWCAESPGSPGWSTHYSKADVIDSSLSGDVRAVEADEGEDHAYALSEQMAQELRATVISLDTSVTETSAIRETHIKEMEEECNLEIAGLEKNLTKQPSLAGEELDQDSKNTLKCLTVTPQFAVDIKGLLSSEQTLDVSEKENPDALKADQLEDNFSDRPVEEVSEMTEKYLPVEAVDESLLVWGEKQVGSEEVNGMESMTSGSKSEPESERELELETIPNETDSFGFEALVSNQSNSAELMLDEKTAEESQSSMTEVKGMQFSEEISLNHRQTTTSYEESKDNVGSMAHQQVDELTLEECRTCELKGCVRKLEEENAGDVAEQTCDNGERDEEKIDGVMEVGEENQSFHTSTLIFECPRVEKTNEQQVHLFTNAEQQEFSDNDDVSNATNSWRTGGDLDSTDSYALENTLADTRPLIRYRSDETDMNTQASHLGETDSSEDEEQESGAGIFEKEKRYSLGSRGDRMIEDLIEEPEWEEIQKSENAGCFNNRETDTSQIEEDDGHGIDKIEEKEIHFEGNVGCLESDGKSVLEIDRKAMLSEENIDLDQAEQDRALGNKAYDQTNLNKDMGDHVDGIVSTGSTDTKADLEKYCYDKATPLSSMEVDSNFLPQETDSTDIKADLEKDGEDDPTTQINWEVDSNFLPQATDSTDIKADLDKDSEDDPTTQINLEVDSNFLPQATDSTDIKADLEKDSEDDPTTQINLEMDSNFLPQATDSTDIKADLEKDSEDDPTTQINLEVDTNFLPQATDSTDIKADLEKDSEDDPTTQINLEMDSNFLPQATDSTDIKADLEKDSEDDPTTQINLEMDSNFLPQATDSTDIKADLEKDSEDDPTTQINLEAESKFLPQETDSTDIKADLEKDSEDDPTTQINLEADSNFLPQQGTIECEEFMEPKSHASCDSETNLVNPVNINSEESSGNLSDNEEGIRKESFVENFTISSYGQSPSTENDNTSEILHSQTVTSDEGSEKVLKSEVTEMRPEQKEEDGENSSMLTNVDFNDDLSLHSEITSIAEVLEHTAISDLEDSYSSEDDSPNASQSLKSINQEDISENHKEKETMTCSVNDSGLIGGTEKHFPKLSSTSIENAWGSSDHIQDDKRGILGTDLKASDQFIQSDENIKEYFSYTEQKYGESKASEQQNGNDHDSETKEDEIFTAEVEGLPRIHEKCTELFSATLNEEFWNSNGKMGAFFHPQECGNSECVHTHPNQNAENTENMLETKQCTELRLKEAQSHGLPVQEQIPAHIEQLLYENMERDKKHSEESLEEEDSWSGGED from the exons ATGGAGGTCCCCAGCTACATGGGAACTGAGAAGTACCAGATGCTGGAGCTCAACAAGCGTTTGGAGACATACCTGGGCAGGGTGAAGTTCCTTGAGGAGGAGAACAAGCTGCTACATGGGGAAGTTGAGGCTCTGAGGCAGAGTAAGAACCAGCGGGTCTGGAAAGGACAGCTGGAGGGTGAGCTGAGGAAGACCAGGGAGGAAGTGGAGGCAGCTTTGAGGGAGAAGGACAGGGTGGAGCTCGAAGTAAGCAATCTTAATGAGGAGCTGCAGATGCTTCAGCTACAGAGGAAGAAGGTGGCAGTTGCCCGGGCTGAGACCAAGAAGACAGTAGATGAAAGTAAGAAACAACTGGAGGAGGAACATAGAGGCCAGATCTGGCTACGAGAGAAGCTGGCTCAACTGGAGAAAGAGCTGCAGTTCCACATGGAGGTCCACCAAGAGGATGTCTCACTCCTGCAAACCCAGATAATCCACACCCAGTATGTCCCTCCTCATACTTATGTTCAACCACAGCTACTTGGCCTTGAGGACATAAAGCAAGAGTTCTCCCAGAGGGCTGCCCGGGCATGGCAGGAGGCAGCGGGATCATTTCAGAACCAGGTTCAGCGTCTGGAAGACTCTCTGACCCAGGCCAAGTCTCGTATGGCCCAGGTGAGCCAAGAGAAGAAGGAGAGCTACTTGATGGCCCAGTGCCTAGCCAAGGAGCTGGAAGCAGCCCAGGCCAAGAAGGAGCTCCTTGAGAAGAACGTTTCTCAACAGAAGGACAGGCAGCTGAAAGAGCTCCAGCACCTAGAG GTGCATCTGGAGGCCCTGGAAAGCGAGAAAGCAGAGCTTAGTAACCAGACTGCGGCTATTCTGAAGGACAGACACAACCTGCTGCAGCTGAAGCTGTCGCTGGGGCTGGAGGTGGCCACATACAG AACTCTACTAGACAGTGAGAGTCTGAGACCACGTGTGTCTCCCAAAATTTACTACCAGAGTGCCAGCACTTCCC GTGAAGTGCCAAAGCATCAGACTATTAAACAAAGCCTTACCCCCACCATTTCAGTAAAGCCTGGGAGGAGGTCTGAGATGACTGCACCAACAATGGCCCCAGCAAGCCTTCAGGCCCCAAAAGTCAACCCTAACGAAAAGTCCATCAGATCTGAAATGACAAATAATGAGGAAGATGGATGGTGTGCAGAGTCACCCGGTTCTCCAGGTTGGTCAACACATTACTCAAAAGCAGATGTGATTGACAGCAGTTTAAGTGGAGATGTAAGAGCCGTTGAGGCCGATGAGGGGGAGGACCATGCCTACGCTCTCTCTGAGCAAATGGCACAAGAATTAAGAGCCACTGTAATTAGTCTAGACACATCTGTCACCGAGACGTCTGCCATCAGGGAAACGCACATTAAAGAAATGGAGGAGGAATGTAATTTAGAGATCGCTGGGCTCGAAAAAAATCTGACAAAGCAGCCGTCCCTTGCAGGAGAAGAGTTAGACCAGGAttcaaaaaacacattaaaatgtttGACAGTGACACCCCAATTCGCTGTTGACATCAAAGGGCTCCTTAGCTCTGAACAAACACTTGatgtttctgaaaaagaaaatccAGATGCTTTGAAGGCCGATCAACTGGAAGACAACTTTAGTGACAGACCTGTAGAGGAGGTCTCTGAAATGACTGAAAAGTACCTTCCAGTTGAAGCTGTAGATGAATCATTGTTAGTATGGGGTGAAAAACAAGTAGGGTCAGAGGAGGTTAATGGAATGGAAAGCATGACATCGGGATCTAAGTCAGAACCAGAATCAGAAAGAGAATTAGAACTGGAAACCATCCCAAATGAGACAGATTCCTTTGGCTTTGAGGCTTTAGTTAGTAATCAGTCCAACTCTGCGGAGTTAATGCTGGATGAGAAAACTGCAGAAGAATCACAGTCATCTATGACAGAAGTAAAGGGTATGCAGTTTTCGGAAGAGATTTCTTTGAATCACAGGCAGACAACAACATCTTATGAAGAAAGTAAGGACAATGTGGGGAGCATGGCCCACCAGCAAGTGGACGAACTGACTCTGGAAGAATGTAGAACTTGTGAACTGAAGGGATGCGTACGTAAATTAGAGGAAGAGAATGCAGGAGATGTAGCAGAACAGACGTGTGATAATGGGGAGAGAGATGAGGAAAAAATAGATGGAGTGATGGAGGTAGGAGAAGAAAATCAGAGTTTCCACACCAGCACTTTGATTTTCGAGTGCCCAAGAGTAGAGAAAACTAATGAACAGCAAGTGCATTTATTCACCAATGCGGAGCAACAAGAATTCTCTGACAATGACGACGTTTCGAATGCCACCAATTCATGGAGAACAGGGGGAGATCTTGACAGCACTGATAGCTATGCTTTGGAGAACACGCTTGCCGACACCCGTCCCTTGATCCGATACAGGAGTGATGAGACAGACATGAACACTCAAGCATCACACTTAGGCGAGACCGActccagtgaggatgaagaACAAGAGTCAGGAGCGGGAATttttgaaaaggaaaaaaggtACAGCCTCGGTTCTAGAGGCGACCGGATGATAGAGGATCTCATTGAAGAGCCAGAATGGGAGGAGATACAAAAGAGCGAGAATGCAGGCTGCTTTAATAATAGAGAGACTGATACAAGTCAAATAGAGGAGGATGATGGTCACGGAATTGATAAAATTGAAGAGAAAGAGATACATTTTGAAGGCAATGTTGGATGTTTGGAATCTGATGGAAAATCTGTACTGGAGATAGACAGGAAAGCAATGTTAAGTGAAGAGAATATAGACCTAGATCAAGCAGAACAGGACAGGGCTCTTGGAAATAAGGCATATGACCAGACAAACCTGAATAAGGACATGGGTGATCATGTTGATGGAATCGTAAGTACAGGTTCAACTGACACCAAAGCAGATTTAGAAAAATATTGTTATGATAAAGCCACACCCCTAAGTAGTATGGAGGTGGACAGCAATTTTCTACCACAAGAAACAGACTCAACTGATATCAAAGCAGATTTAGAGAAAGACGGTGAAGATGACCCCACAACCCAAATTAATTGGGAGGTGGACAGCAATTTTCTACCACAAGCAACAGATTCAACTGATATCAAAGCAGACTTAGACAAAGACAGTGAAGATGACCCCACaacccaaattaatttggaggtGGACAGCAATTTTCTACCACAAGCAACAGATTCAACTGATATCAAAGCAGATTTAGAGAAAGACAGTGAAGATGACCCCACaacccaaattaatttggagatGGACAGCAATTTTCTACCACAAGCAACAGATTCAACTGATATCAAAGCAGATTTAGAGAAAGACAGTGAAGATGACCCCACaacccaaattaatttggag GTGGACACCAATTTTCTACCACAAGCAACAGATTCAACTGATATCAAAGCAGATTTAGAGAAAGACAGTGAAGATGACCCCACaacccaaattaatttggag atGGACAGCAATTTTCTACCACAAGCAACAGATTCAACTGATATCAAAGCAGATTTAGAGAAAGACAGTGAAGATGACCCCACaacccaaattaatttggagatGGACAGCAATTTTCTACCACAAGCAACAGATTCAACTGATATCAAAGCAGATTTAGAGAAAGACAGTGAAGATGACCCCACaacccaaattaatttggaggcGGAGAGCAAGTTTCTACCACAAGAAACAGATTCAACTGATATCAAAGCAGATTTAGAGAAAGACAGTGAAGATGACCCCACaacccaaattaatttggaggcGGACAGCAATTTTCTGCCACAGCAAGGAACTATAGAATGTGAGGAATTCATGGAGCCAAAGAGTCATGCCAGCTGTGACAGTGAAACAAACCTtgtcaatcctgttaatatcaACAGTGAAGAAAGCTCAGGGAATTTGTCAGACAATGAGGAAGGTATCAGAAAAGAATCATTTGTTGAGAACTTCACGATATCATCATATGGGCAGTCACCATCCACTGAAAATGACAACACCAGTGAGATATTACATTCACAAACTGTGACTTCAGACGAAGGGTCAGAAAAAGTGCTGAAAAGTGAGGTAACGGAAATGCGTCCTGAGCAGAAAGAGGAGGATGGCGAGAACTCATCCATGCTAACAAATGTGGATTTCAACGATGATCTCTCATTGCACAGTGAGATCACAAGCATCGCAGAAGTTCTAGAACATACTGCCATATCAGACTTAGAGGATTCGTACAGTTCTGAAGATGACTCACCCAATGCCAGTCAGTCATTAAAATCTATCAATCAGGAGGACATCTCTGAAAATCACAAAGAGAAGGAAACAATGACATGTTCTGTGAATGATTCTGGATTAATAGGAGGGACAGAGAAGCATTTTCCAAAATTATCCAGCACCTCTATAGAAAATGCCTGGGGCAGCAGTGATCACATCCAAGATGATAAGAGGGGGATTCTAGGCACAGATTTAAAGGCATCTGaccagtttatccaaagtgacgaaaacataaaagaatacttttcatACAccgagcaaaaatatggagagTCAAAAGCTTCGGAACAGCAAAATGGAAACGATCATGATAGTGAAACAAAGGAAGATGAGATCTTCACAGCAGAAGTTGAGGGACTTCCCCGAATACATGAAAAATGCACAGAGTTGTTCAGCGCCACTCTTAATGAAGAGTTCTGGAATTCTAATGGAAAGATGGGAGCCTTCTTTCATCCACAGGAGTGTGGGAATTCGGAATGCGTTCACACGCACCCTAATCAGAACGCGGAAAATACAGAGAACATGCTAGAAACAAAACAATGCACAGAATTAAGACTAAAGGAGGCTCAATCACACGGTCTACCAGTGCAAGAGCAGATCCCGGCTCACATCGAGCAGCTATTGTACGAAAACATGGAAAGAGACAAGAAACATTCTGAAGAATCTCTGGAAGAGGAAgactcctggtctggtggagaAGATTAG